The proteins below come from a single Hyphomicrobium denitrificans ATCC 51888 genomic window:
- the purF gene encoding amidophosphoribosyltransferase produces MAQQGGVTVDGLTITRYDDDRLREECGVFGIFDHPDAAAMTALGLHALQHRGQEASGICSYDGRNFHSERRMGLVGDSFSKADVLTRLKGRMAIGHDRYSTTGDPLIRNVQPLFADIDTGGFAVAHNGNLTNALTLRRELISSGAICQSTSDTEVILHLLSRSKKRRIVERFIDAIRQIEGSYALVCLTNDMMIGARDPIGIRPLVIGRLGTSYVLASETCALDMVGAEFLREVENGEVVVITDEGLESHRPFPMRPARPCIFEYIYFARPDSIVGGQTVYDIRKRMGVELAREAPVNADVVVPIPDSGVPAAIGFSQQSDVPFELGIIRNHYVGRTFIEPEQRIRQLGVKLKHSANSGVIRGQSVVLIDDSVVRGTTSKKIVQLIRDAGAREVHMRISSPPITHPDYYGIDTPSKKDLLAANMSLEEMRTFMGADSLAFLSVNGIYRAIGLDQRDERAPQFTDHCFTGDYPTNLTDHDGAIPRQLSLLAEVG; encoded by the coding sequence ATGGCACAGCAGGGCGGCGTGACTGTCGACGGTTTGACGATCACGCGATACGACGACGACCGGCTGCGCGAAGAGTGCGGGGTCTTCGGCATCTTCGATCATCCCGACGCTGCGGCGATGACCGCGCTGGGCCTACACGCACTCCAGCACCGCGGTCAGGAAGCATCCGGAATATGCTCCTACGACGGCCGCAACTTCCATTCCGAACGTCGCATGGGCCTGGTCGGCGACAGCTTCTCGAAAGCCGACGTCCTCACCCGCCTCAAAGGCCGTATGGCCATCGGACATGATCGCTACTCGACGACCGGCGATCCGCTCATCCGAAACGTCCAGCCACTCTTCGCAGATATCGATACCGGCGGTTTCGCCGTCGCGCATAACGGCAATCTCACGAACGCTCTGACGCTAAGGCGCGAGCTCATCTCGTCCGGCGCCATCTGCCAGTCCACCTCCGACACCGAAGTCATCCTGCATCTGCTGTCGCGCTCCAAGAAGCGCCGCATCGTCGAGCGCTTCATCGACGCGATCCGGCAGATCGAAGGTTCGTATGCGCTCGTCTGCCTGACCAACGACATGATGATCGGCGCGCGCGATCCCATCGGCATTCGTCCGCTCGTCATCGGACGCCTCGGCACGTCCTACGTTCTCGCGTCTGAAACCTGCGCGCTCGATATGGTCGGCGCCGAGTTCCTGCGCGAAGTCGAGAACGGCGAGGTTGTCGTCATCACCGACGAAGGTCTCGAAAGCCATCGCCCCTTCCCGATGCGACCGGCTCGTCCGTGCATCTTCGAGTACATTTATTTCGCCCGTCCGGATTCGATTGTCGGCGGGCAGACCGTTTATGACATCCGCAAGCGCATGGGCGTCGAGCTTGCACGCGAGGCACCGGTCAACGCCGATGTCGTCGTGCCGATCCCCGACTCCGGCGTTCCGGCAGCTATCGGCTTCAGCCAGCAGAGCGATGTGCCATTCGAGCTTGGCATCATCCGCAATCACTACGTCGGCCGTACGTTCATCGAACCGGAACAGCGCATCCGCCAGCTTGGCGTCAAGCTCAAGCATTCCGCCAATTCCGGTGTCATTCGCGGCCAGAGCGTCGTTCTGATCGACGACAGCGTGGTGCGCGGCACGACATCGAAAAAAATCGTCCAGCTCATCCGCGACGCGGGCGCGCGCGAAGTTCACATGCGCATCTCCTCGCCGCCGATCACGCATCCCGATTATTACGGCATCGATACGCCAAGCAAAAAGGACCTGCTGGCCGCGAACATGTCGCTGGAGGAGATGCGGACTTTCATGGGGGCCGACAGTCTCGCCTTCCTGTCCGTTAACGGCATCTATCGCGCCATCGGGCTCGATCAACGCGACGAGCGGGCGCCGCAGTTCACCGACCATTGCTTTACCGGCGATTATCCGACAAACCTCACCGATCACGATGGGGCCATCCCCCGCCAGCTGTCGCTTCTCGCAGAGGTCGGCTGA
- a CDS encoding MBL fold metallo-hydrolase yields MTYRFTILGCGSSGGVPRVGMNWGACDPQNPKNNRLRCSALVERKGPGGQTAVLIDTSPDFRAQILATRLTGLDAVLYTHDHADHTHGIDDLRMIAFSMKKRIDVYFDAATGASLKSRFGYCFETPDGSPYMPILNGHEIDGVSPIPVRGSGGLITAQPILQSHGTMPSLGYRIGNLAYSPDINDLPEASISLLQGLDVWIVDALRYTPHESHFSVKQALSWAARLKPKRTILTHMTSELDYQKLANELPEGVEPAYDGMVVTFT; encoded by the coding sequence ATGACTTACAGGTTCACGATTCTCGGATGCGGCTCTTCCGGCGGTGTCCCTCGCGTCGGCATGAACTGGGGCGCGTGCGATCCGCAAAATCCGAAAAACAACCGGCTGCGATGCTCCGCGCTCGTCGAACGTAAAGGCCCCGGCGGACAGACGGCGGTGCTGATCGACACGTCGCCGGATTTTCGCGCCCAGATCCTGGCGACGCGCCTGACCGGCCTCGACGCCGTTCTCTATACGCACGATCACGCCGATCACACGCACGGCATCGACGACCTCCGCATGATCGCTTTTTCGATGAAGAAGCGCATCGACGTCTATTTCGACGCCGCGACCGGCGCGAGCCTCAAATCGCGATTTGGATATTGCTTCGAAACGCCTGACGGCTCGCCCTATATGCCCATCCTCAACGGACACGAGATCGACGGCGTGTCGCCCATCCCGGTTCGCGGCAGCGGCGGCTTGATCACGGCGCAGCCGATCCTGCAGTCGCATGGAACGATGCCGTCGCTTGGATACCGGATCGGCAATCTTGCCTACTCGCCCGACATCAACGATTTGCCGGAAGCCTCGATATCGCTGCTGCAGGGCCTCGACGTCTGGATCGTCGACGCGCTGCGCTACACGCCGCATGAAAGCCATTTCAGCGTCAAGCAGGCGCTGTCCTGGGCAGCACGCCTGAAGCCGAAGCGCACGATCCTGACGCACATGACCAGCGAACTCGACTATCAGAAGCTTGCGAATGAACTGCCGGAGGGCGTCGAGCCGGCCTATGACGGCATGGTCGTGACGTTCACCTGA
- the metG gene encoding methionine--tRNA ligase — MREKFYITTAISYPNGVPHIGHAYEAIATDVIARFERLDGKDVFFLTGTDEHGLKMKQTAEREGVTPRELADRNSARFIEMVKTLGLSNDDFIRTTEQRHYDACAELWRRMEKAGDIFKRPYGGWYSVRDETYYKESETEVREGQRFATATGTPVEWNEEETYFFRLSAYQDKLLAHYEANPDFILPAERRNEVVSFVKMGLEDLSISRTTLDWGIPVPDAPGHVMYVWIDALNNYVTATGLLTDPQGSRAHYWPANVHVIGKDIVRFHAVYWPAFLMSAGLPLPKRVFSHGFVLNKGEKMSKSVGNVVDPFDLVKAYGRDALRYFFLREVMFGQDGNYSAEAIANRINADLANNLGNLAQRSLSMIFKNCDGAIPQPGAFSAEDTAILNATDALYEAARGEMDRQAITKYLDAVWAVVAEANRYFAAEEPWAKKKADPARMATILYVTAECVRQFAILAQPVMPESAAKLLDLLAVPAEARTFASLGSAGRLKAGTAIPEPQGVFPRYVDPEEPKGKKS, encoded by the coding sequence TTGCGCGAAAAATTCTACATCACGACGGCCATTTCCTACCCCAACGGCGTGCCGCACATTGGCCACGCCTACGAGGCCATCGCAACCGACGTCATCGCACGCTTCGAACGCCTCGACGGCAAGGACGTCTTCTTCCTGACGGGCACCGACGAGCACGGCCTCAAGATGAAGCAGACGGCCGAGCGCGAAGGCGTCACGCCGCGCGAACTCGCCGACCGCAATTCGGCGCGCTTCATCGAGATGGTGAAGACGCTCGGCCTCTCGAACGACGATTTCATCCGCACGACGGAACAGCGCCACTACGATGCCTGCGCCGAACTCTGGCGCCGCATGGAGAAGGCGGGCGACATCTTCAAGCGTCCGTATGGCGGCTGGTACTCGGTTCGCGACGAAACCTATTACAAGGAGTCCGAGACCGAGGTCCGCGAGGGCCAGCGCTTCGCGACCGCAACCGGAACGCCCGTCGAGTGGAACGAGGAAGAAACCTACTTCTTCCGCCTGTCGGCGTATCAGGACAAGCTTCTCGCGCACTACGAGGCCAATCCGGACTTCATCCTGCCCGCCGAACGGCGCAACGAGGTCGTCAGCTTCGTCAAGATGGGGCTCGAGGATCTGTCGATCTCGCGCACGACGCTCGACTGGGGCATCCCGGTGCCCGACGCGCCGGGGCACGTGATGTACGTCTGGATCGACGCGCTGAACAACTACGTGACCGCGACCGGGCTATTGACCGATCCGCAGGGCTCGCGCGCGCATTACTGGCCCGCCAACGTACACGTCATCGGCAAGGATATCGTGCGCTTTCACGCCGTCTATTGGCCAGCCTTCCTGATGAGCGCGGGACTGCCTCTGCCGAAGCGCGTCTTCAGCCACGGGTTCGTGCTGAACAAGGGAGAGAAAATGTCGAAGTCGGTCGGCAACGTCGTCGACCCGTTCGATCTCGTCAAAGCCTACGGCCGCGATGCGTTGCGCTACTTCTTTCTGCGCGAAGTGATGTTCGGGCAGGACGGCAACTATTCGGCCGAAGCGATCGCGAACCGGATCAATGCCGATCTCGCGAACAATCTCGGCAATCTCGCACAGCGCTCGCTGTCGATGATTTTCAAGAACTGCGACGGCGCCATTCCGCAGCCCGGCGCATTTAGCGCCGAAGACACCGCGATCCTCAATGCGACCGACGCGCTTTATGAGGCCGCGCGGGGCGAGATGGATCGTCAGGCAATCACGAAGTATCTCGATGCCGTCTGGGCCGTCGTCGCGGAGGCCAACCGCTACTTCGCGGCCGAAGAGCCGTGGGCGAAAAAGAAGGCCGACCCGGCGCGCATGGCGACGATCCTTTACGTCACGGCCGAGTGCGTGCGCCAGTTCGCCATCCTCGCGCAACCGGTGATGCCCGAGAGCGCGGCAAAGCTGCTCGACCTCCTTGCGGTTCCGGCGGAAGCGCGCACATTTGCAAGTCTGGGATCGGCGGGACGCCTCAAGGCCGGCACTGCGATTCCGGAGCCGCAGGGCGTGTTCCCGCGCTACGTCGATCCCGAGGAGCCCAAGGGCAAGAAATCGTGA
- a CDS encoding TatD family hydrolase produces the protein MLVDHHCHLDFPEFAPELDQVVARAREAGVGTMVTISTRIRQFDKVRAVAERFDDVYCSVGTHPHNAHEELDIPLEKLIEFTAHPKVVAVGEAGLDYYYKHSTPEAQAEGFRRHIAAARETGLPLEIHTRDADADTIAILEDEHAKGAFPAVLHCFTGGRELAMRALVLGLYVSFSGVITFKKNDALRDIARDVPLDRLLVETDAPFLAPDPFRGKRNEPSYVVRTAATLASVKGISNAELANATTDNFFRLYQKAKRPSAGSRGSAAA, from the coding sequence ATGCTGGTCGACCATCATTGCCATCTCGACTTTCCCGAGTTCGCACCCGAACTCGATCAGGTTGTTGCGCGCGCGCGCGAAGCTGGCGTCGGGACGATGGTGACGATCTCGACGCGCATCCGCCAGTTCGACAAAGTGCGTGCGGTCGCGGAGCGCTTCGACGACGTTTATTGTTCGGTCGGAACGCATCCGCACAACGCGCATGAGGAACTCGACATCCCGCTCGAAAAGCTCATCGAGTTCACCGCACATCCGAAGGTCGTTGCGGTCGGCGAGGCGGGTCTCGACTACTATTACAAGCATTCGACGCCGGAAGCGCAGGCCGAGGGTTTCCGCCGCCACATCGCAGCCGCCCGCGAAACCGGCTTGCCGCTCGAAATTCACACGCGCGACGCCGATGCCGACACCATCGCCATTCTCGAAGACGAGCATGCGAAGGGCGCGTTCCCGGCCGTGCTGCATTGCTTCACCGGCGGCCGCGAACTCGCGATGCGCGCGCTCGTGCTTGGGCTCTACGTCTCGTTCAGCGGCGTCATCACGTTCAAGAAGAACGACGCGTTGCGCGACATCGCCCGCGACGTCCCGCTCGATCGCCTGCTCGTCGAGACGGACGCACCGTTCCTCGCGCCCGATCCCTTCCGGGGAAAACGCAACGAACCTTCTTACGTCGTGCGCACCGCCGCGACGCTGGCGTCCGTCAAAGGCATCTCGAACGCCGAACTAGCGAACGCGACGACGGACAACTTCTTCCGCCTTTATCAAAAGGCCAAGCGTCCCTCGGCCGGATCGCGCGGATCGGCCGCCGCATGA
- a CDS encoding SDR family NAD(P)-dependent oxidoreductase, producing the protein MTQSFDDAPLKGRIALVTGASRGIGRAVALGLAKAGAHVVITARSLGALESLDDDIRAAGGAATLLQLDLSKGDRVDQLGPTIYQRWQHLDIFVANAGILGPLSPLGHTTEEGFLATIDINLNANWRLIRTLDPLMKRSDAGRAIFVTSGAASGKYAYWGPYAASKAGLEALAKSWAAELVNTNVRVNLINPGATRTNMRARAFPGEDPASLPAPEEIVPLFLELASPHCTLNGDLVNFREWRSSARPGVRLDGNVIDADV; encoded by the coding sequence ATGACGCAAAGCTTCGATGATGCGCCGCTCAAGGGACGCATCGCCCTCGTCACAGGCGCATCGCGCGGCATCGGACGAGCGGTCGCTCTCGGTCTTGCGAAAGCCGGCGCTCATGTCGTCATCACGGCGCGGTCGCTTGGCGCGCTCGAATCCCTCGACGACGATATTCGCGCGGCGGGTGGTGCGGCGACGCTTCTGCAGCTCGATCTCAGCAAGGGCGATCGCGTCGATCAGCTCGGGCCGACGATTTATCAGCGCTGGCAGCATCTCGACATTTTCGTCGCTAACGCCGGAATTCTCGGGCCGCTTTCTCCGCTCGGTCACACGACGGAAGAAGGCTTTCTCGCAACGATCGACATCAACCTCAACGCCAACTGGCGTTTGATCCGCACGCTCGATCCGTTGATGAAGCGCTCCGACGCGGGGCGCGCGATCTTCGTCACGTCGGGAGCTGCGAGCGGCAAATACGCGTATTGGGGGCCTTACGCCGCCTCCAAAGCAGGCCTCGAAGCGCTCGCCAAATCGTGGGCTGCGGAACTCGTGAACACGAATGTGCGCGTCAACCTGATCAATCCCGGTGCGACGCGGACGAACATGCGTGCGAGGGCTTTCCCCGGCGAAGATCCTGCGAGCCTGCCTGCGCCCGAAGAGATCGTGCCGCTGTTTCTCGAACTCGCATCGCCGCACTGCACGCTCAACGGTGATCTCGTGAATTTTCGTGAGTGGCGAAGCTCAGCGCGTCCCGGCGTTCGCTTGGATGGCAACGTCATCGACGCCGACGTTTGA
- a CDS encoding DUF930 domain-containing protein, whose protein sequence is MRIISYFFMMLVAAGAAMGGANDAFADASMDRVLEKLDPEERAHQACSLRGLDAIRKGTHLKAIDRLKTSSRSLATFKDNVVMANGAALRAGKHWYALTYKCTVSDDQMKAKTFDFKLGAEIPEDKWEDFGLWK, encoded by the coding sequence ATGCGAATAATCAGCTATTTCTTTATGATGCTCGTTGCCGCCGGGGCTGCGATGGGCGGCGCGAATGACGCGTTCGCCGACGCTTCGATGGATCGCGTGCTGGAAAAGCTCGATCCGGAGGAACGCGCACACCAAGCGTGCAGCCTGCGCGGCCTCGACGCGATCCGGAAAGGCACGCATCTCAAAGCGATCGACCGATTGAAAACCAGCAGCAGGAGCTTGGCGACGTTCAAGGATAACGTCGTGATGGCCAACGGCGCAGCACTCCGCGCGGGCAAACATTGGTATGCGCTGACGTACAAGTGCACGGTGTCCGACGACCAGATGAAAGCAAAAACGTTCGATTTCAAACTCGGCGCAGAAATTCCCGAGGACAAGTGGGAAGACTTCGGACTGTGGAAGTAG